A region of Takifugu flavidus isolate HTHZ2018 chromosome 2, ASM371156v2, whole genome shotgun sequence DNA encodes the following proteins:
- the LOC130516439 gene encoding GRB10-interacting GYF protein 2-like isoform X2 — translation MTQRGTQQLKQESSMETWREEVQHLREALAEKEEQLSRAVKRRQMRTVAHVEALTLLNRTQAALKESELKCASLEETLHSQQQENEETHRRELMEQEEGLNQKLLVIQEEFERKLQEERQRSHEEKEAMRQQLFLEEKKFQKVLDDEKQKYNEKILQKEELMKQQLVVKEENFNRMLADVHQRWERTAQTWFQMNEELEHKINESQRFRQHEEAKNKEELQRLSEAILQLELQVSKKREKKGFCRWIQKKMRFWKK, via the exons atgactcagagaggaactcagcagctgaagcaagaatcatccatggagacttggagggaagaggtccagcatctcagagaagccctggctgagaaggaggagcagctcagcagggcagtgaagaggcgacaaatgagaactgtggcccatgtggaggccctgaccctgctgaacagaacacaagctgctctgaaggagagcgagctgaaatgtgcttctctggaggaaaccctccacagccagcagcaggagaacgaggagacacacaggagagagctgatggagcaggaggaaggcctgaatcagaagctcctggtgatccaggaggaatttgaaaggaagctgcaggaagaaaggcaaagatctcatgaagagaaagaggccatgaggcagcagctctttctggaagaaaaaaagttccAGAAAGTACTTGATGAcgagaaacaaaaatataatgaaAAGATCTTGCAAAAGGAAGagttgatgaagcagcagctggtggttaaagaagagaactttaacaggatgctggctgatgttcatcagcggtgggagaggacCGCTCAGACATGGTTCCAGATgaatgaagagctggagcacaagatcAACGAGAGCCAACGTTTCAGGCAACACGAGGAGgcaaagaacaaagaggagctccagaggctctctgaagcgatcctccaacttgag cttcaagtatcaaAGAAGCGGGAGAAAAAAGGCTTCTGTAGATGGATCCAGAAAaagatgaggttctggaaaaaatga
- the LOC130516439 gene encoding uncharacterized protein LOC130516439 isoform X1, which produces MFYVWIFDVETIKLKVNHQIVDVVNDKFRNGFISLLESVGFLQQINQPTHGFNHTLDLVLTYGVEVEHVSGFPQNPLLSDHSLITFTFMIKDSSMLRAQSDYSRCLSDNAVAKFKEVIPVLIPGPPCVSPGINHYNLSPAEVNSIAEGAATSLRITLDSVAPLKKKIVNQRRCGPWYNSHIRTLKQKVQRLERKWHSCKIDSYHVAWKDCLVVYKKALRKARTAYFSSLIKENQNNPRFLFSTVAKLTKSHSVLDPRIPSSLSGEDFMSFFTDKVLAIREKANQAIPTTGPSPDVLTVGTYRFSNEPLNFSEASSVIFCLLGVRPWDSVKCLETILIVTDAIHIKIGWLVGLLID; this is translated from the coding sequence atgttctatgtttggatttttgatgtagaaacaataaaactcaaagtaaaccaccagattgtagatgttgtaaatgacaaatttagaaatggcttcatctcattactggagtcagttggtttcctccagcagataaaccaaccaactcatggcttcaaccacaccctagatctagttctgacttatggtgttgaggtagaacatgtgtcagggttccctcagaacccactcctgtcagaccattctttgatcactttcacatttatgattaaggattcttctatgctcagagctcagtctgactatagcagatgtctttcagataatgctgtcgctaagtttaaggaagtgatccctgtgctgatcccaggaccaccgtgtgtttccccagggatcaatcattataatctgagccctgctgaggtcaactctattgctgaaggtgcagcaacctcactgagaatcacgcttgattctgttgcccccctgaaaaagaaaatagtaaatcagaggaggtgtggcccctggtataattcacacatcaggaccctcaagcagaaagtgcaaagactggaaaggaagtggcattcttgtaaaatagacagctatcatgtagcctggaaagactgtctggtagtttacaagaaggccctccgtaaggctagaacagcttatttttcttctttaattaaagaaaaccagaacaaccccaggtttcttttcagcactgtggccaaattaaccaagagtcacagtgtcttagatccacgtatcccttcttcccttagtggtgaagacttcatgagcttcttcactgataaagttctagctatcagagagaaagctaaccaggccatcccaacaactggaccatcaccagatgtgctgactgtgggaacatacaggttctccaacgagcccttaaacttttctgaggcatcttcgGTAATTTtctgcttgttgggggtcagaccctgggactctgtaaagtgcctagaaacaattttgattgtaacagacgctatacaCATAAagattggttggttggttggtttattgattgattga